One region of Primulina tabacum isolate GXHZ01 chromosome 1, ASM2559414v2, whole genome shotgun sequence genomic DNA includes:
- the LOC142547593 gene encoding GCN5-related N-acetyltransferase 6, chloroplastic-like isoform X3 has product MWQIGETFPAQYYRWKHLEVHCNNDQNIQNLGLSKNETSKLPELSFDRLQLTDQECTGLQRRNFGRFVARGAILDEEYWTAAWLRAEAHWESLSYMRHVDSYKRKYAEQEFYALKRRCFGQEGKSLNCFCLVAVKKEEKNVRRTVLNSIVGTLDLSIRQFVQGETYPEDIKRYSAVLVNQDPLDMHKYAYIANVCVAKFARRQGIASNMIYLATDVAIASGMKQLFVHVNADNRPAQDLYRKTGFKVIEAALSNLSKDQRILMSMDL; this is encoded by the exons GGAGACATTCCCTGCTCAATATTATAGATGGAAACATCTTGAAGTTCACTGCAACAATGACCAAAATATCCAGAACTTGGGTTTATCCAAGAATGAAACATCAAAGCTACCTGAACTCTCCTTCGACCGTCTTCAACTTACTGATCAGGAGTGCACTGGCCTTCAAAGGCGAAACTTTGGTCGTTTTGTTGCTCGTGGGGCTATCCTGGATGAAGAATATTGG ACAGCGGCATGGCTCCGAGCAGAAGCCCATTGGGAATCCTTGTCTTACATGAG GCATGTTGATAGTTATAAAAGAAAGTATGCTGAACAG GAATTTTATGCTTTGAAGCGAAGATGTTTTGGCCAGGAAGGGAAATCGTTGAACTGCTTTTGCTTAGTTGCT GTTAAGAAGGAAGAGAAAAATGTTAGAAGAACGGTCCTAAATAGTATAGTGGGAACTTTGGACTTGAGTATTCGACAATTTGTGCAGGGAGAGACATATCCTGAG GATATTAAGAGATATTCTGCTGTTTTGGTGAACCAAGATCCCCTGGATATGCATAAATATGCTTATATTGCAAATGTGTGTGTGGCAAAGTTTGCTCGACGTCAGGGTATTGCTTCAAACATGATATACTTAGCCACGGATGTTGCCATTGCGTCAG GTATGAAGCAGCTTTTTGTTCATGTAAATGCAGACAACAGGCCTGCCCAGGATCTATACAGAAAAACTGGCTTCAAG GTCATCGAAGCTGCTTTGTCTAATTTATCAAAAGATCAAAGGATACTAATGTCCATGGATTTATAG
- the LOC142547593 gene encoding GCN5-related N-acetyltransferase 6, chloroplastic-like isoform X4: MTKISRTWVYPRMKHQSYLNSPSTVFNLLIRSALAFKGETLVVLLLVGLSWMKNIGFLVSMFDLKWQTAAWLRAEAHWESLSYMRHVDSYKRKYAEQEFYALKRRCFGQEGKSLNCFCLVAVKKEEKNVRRTVLNSIVGTLDLSIRQFVQGETYPEDIKRYSAVLVNQDPLDMHKYAYIANVCVAKFARRQGIASNMIYLATDVAIASGMKQLFVHVNADNRPAQDLYRKTGFKVIEAALSNLSKDQRILMSMDL, encoded by the exons ATGACCAAAATATCCAGAACTTGGGTTTATCCAAGAATGAAACATCAAAGCTACCTGAACTCTCCTTCGACCGTCTTCAACTTACTGATCAGGAGTGCACTGGCCTTCAAAGGCGAAACTTTGGTCGTTTTGTTGCTCGTGGGGCTATCCTGGATGAAGAATATTGG ATTTCTTGTCTCCATGTTTGACTTAAAATGGCAGACAGCGGCATGGCTCCGAGCAGAAGCCCATTGGGAATCCTTGTCTTACATGAG GCATGTTGATAGTTATAAAAGAAAGTATGCTGAACAG GAATTTTATGCTTTGAAGCGAAGATGTTTTGGCCAGGAAGGGAAATCGTTGAACTGCTTTTGCTTAGTTGCT GTTAAGAAGGAAGAGAAAAATGTTAGAAGAACGGTCCTAAATAGTATAGTGGGAACTTTGGACTTGAGTATTCGACAATTTGTGCAGGGAGAGACATATCCTGAG GATATTAAGAGATATTCTGCTGTTTTGGTGAACCAAGATCCCCTGGATATGCATAAATATGCTTATATTGCAAATGTGTGTGTGGCAAAGTTTGCTCGACGTCAGGGTATTGCTTCAAACATGATATACTTAGCCACGGATGTTGCCATTGCGTCAG GTATGAAGCAGCTTTTTGTTCATGTAAATGCAGACAACAGGCCTGCCCAGGATCTATACAGAAAAACTGGCTTCAAG GTCATCGAAGCTGCTTTGTCTAATTTATCAAAAGATCAAAGGATACTAATGTCCATGGATTTATAG